Part of the Elusimicrobiota bacterium genome, GAAACACCGGTTCGATGGAAGAAAGGATCGACCCTCTGTGTGGTGCTCGCCTCATCAGGTTACCCGGCGAATTATGCCAAGGGCAAACTTATCCGGGGTCTTTCGTCAGCGCTCGTGACAGGGCAGAAGGTGAAGGTCTATCATGCCGGGACACAAGCCACCTCTCAGGGGGTGGTCACCTCCGGCGGACGCGTGTTGGGCGTAACCGCGGTGGCTGAGACGTTGGAAAAGGCCCGAAAATACGCCTACCAAGCGGTCGAAGCCATCCAGTTTGACGGGAAGATTTATCGCAAGGACATCGGCGCCAAAGCGCTGGCGCTCTGCCGGGGGACCCGATGAACCCTTCGACTACGCTCAGGGTCATCATGGTGAGCGGAGCGTTCGCTTTGGCGAACGCGGAGTCGAAACCATGAACCGCAGTACCGCCACCATCAGTTCCGGGAAAATCCTTCTGGATGCCAAAGGTGTCCAGGAAAAGGTTCAATCCCTGGTCCAGGCGATTCTGAAAGAGTTTGGTAAAGAGGCTTCCGGACTGGCGGTCGTCGGGATCCAGACGCGGGGCGCCCACCTGGCCCGGCGGATCGCCGGCGCATTGAGCCAGGCATGCGGACAGGACATCCCGGTGGGGATTCTCGATATCACGCTGTACCGGGATGACGTGCATGATATTGCGGATCAGCCGGAAGTCAAAGAGACGGATTTGCCGTATGATATTCAGGACCGGCCGCTGGTTCTTGTCGATGACGTGTTGTTTACCGGCCGGACCATCCGTTCTGCGATGAATGCGCTTATCGATTACGGTCGTCCGCGCTGTATCCGCCTGGCGGTGCTCGTGGACCGCGGACACCGGGAACTGCCGATCGGCGCCGATTACACGGGGCTGTTTCTGAAGACGCTCCCCGGAGATGTCGTGGACGTGAATCTGAGCGAGATCGACGAAGAAGACAGCGTCCGTTTGCGGAGGATGAAGAAAACATGAGACTTCGTCACAAAGATCTGCTGGGCCTGGCTGATCTGACTCCGGAAGAGATCGACTTGATTCTCCGTACCGCCGGTCCCCTTAAAAAACTTTTCACCCGTTCTATCAAGAAAGTCCCGCCGCTGCGCGGAAAAACCGTGGCGCTCCTGTTCTACGAACCCTCCACGCGCACCCGCACTTCCTTTGAGCTCGCCGCGGCCCGTTTGTCGGCGGACGTGCTCAGCCTGGCGGTTTCCTCGTCGAGCGTGCAGAAGGGTGAGACGCTCATGGACACCGCCTTGAACCTGGAGGCGATGAAGGTGGATTTCATGGTCGTGCGGCATTCCGTCTCCGGAGCTCCCGAGCTCCTGGCCCGCGGGGTCCGCGCACACGTGGTGAACGCCGGCGACGGCAATCATGAGCACCCGACGCAAGGGCTGCTGGATTTGTTTACCATCCGCGAGAAAAAGAAGAAAATCCAGGGGCTCACCGTGGCCATCATCGGCGACATTCTTCATTCCCGCGTGGCGCGCTCCAATATCTGGGGCTTGACCAAGATGGGCGCCAAGATCCGTCTCTGCGGTCCTGC contains:
- the pyrR gene encoding bifunctional pyr operon transcriptional regulator/uracil phosphoribosyltransferase PyrR, with product MNRSTATISSGKILLDAKGVQEKVQSLVQAILKEFGKEASGLAVVGIQTRGAHLARRIAGALSQACGQDIPVGILDITLYRDDVHDIADQPEVKETDLPYDIQDRPLVLVDDVLFTGRTIRSAMNALIDYGRPRCIRLAVLVDRGHRELPIGADYTGLFLKTLPGDVVDVNLSEIDEEDSVRLRRMKKT
- a CDS encoding aspartate carbamoyltransferase catalytic subunit; this translates as MRLRHKDLLGLADLTPEEIDLILRTAGPLKKLFTRSIKKVPPLRGKTVALLFYEPSTRTRTSFELAAARLSADVLSLAVSSSSVQKGETLMDTALNLEAMKVDFMVVRHSVSGAPELLARGVRAHVVNAGDGNHEHPTQGLLDLFTIREKKKKIQGLTVAIIGDILHSRVARSNIWGLTKMGAKIRLCGPATLVPSEFRTAFGNQVEVTYNMKEALDGADVAYVLRLQLERQQENLFPSLREYHEFYGLDEKKLSWAKKDCLVMHPGPMNRGVEIASVVADGPQSVILDQVTNGIAVRMAVLYLLAGSSQAVPAPRAAERIAEREPS